From the Lathyrus oleraceus cultivar Zhongwan6 chromosome 4, CAAS_Psat_ZW6_1.0, whole genome shotgun sequence genome, one window contains:
- the LOC127075015 gene encoding RING-H2 finger protein ATL52: MARPDYPTTWIPNLNSKDCSQGFCSMYCPQWCYIIYPPPPPPTFQYPDDDSKPYFSPLVIAIMGILATAFLLLTYYTLISKYCGHRETSRRNSTDPVEEFTQNRRENCQVSTFGLDDVQIKSIAVLKYKKGDTFFAVTDCSVCLSEFQDGESVRLLPMCNHVFHLPCIDTWLKSNSSCPLCRANIFTLNASTLHVSVQVPATVIEFPSRNETFSEDEQIVVEETRMYHHSRVDSKALSLRAFSDLCNLQGGRERIVEVRDEVCRSVSMDHSLQNGFSIGDVLNMNEDEDFCEEGCSMDSSKRLRGESSKSRYKRKVLHCVKSPIAMKRSFSSGTFSLGKIDRGRKHEIFHV; the protein is encoded by the coding sequence ATGGCCCGTCCCGATTATCCAACAACATGGATTCCTAACCTAAACAGCAAGGACTGTTCACAAGGCTTTTGTAGCATGTACTGTCCACAATGGTGCTACATAATTTACCCTCCTCCACCACCACCAACGTTTCAATACCCTGATGATGATTCAAAACCGTATTTTTCACCTCTTGTTATTGCTATCATGGGAATTTTAGCCACGGCTTTTCTGTTACTAACTTACTATACTCTAATTTCCAAATACTGTGGCCACAGAGAAACCTCAAGAAGAAATAGCACTGACCCGGTTGAGGAATTCACGCAAAATCGACGCGAAAACTGTCAGGTTTCGACTTTTGGCttagatgatgttcaaatcaagTCCATTGCAGTCTTGAAATACAAAAAAGGCGACACTTTTTTTGCTGTCACTGATTGTTCCGTTTGTCTAAGTGAGTTTCAAGATGGTGAGAGCGTTAGGCTTTTACCAATGTGTAACCATGTGTTTCATCTTCCTTGTATCGACACATGGCTCAAATCGAACTCTTCTTGTCCTCTATGTCGCGCTAACATATTCACTTTGAATGCTTCAACACTCCATGTTTCAGTTCAAGTTCCTGCTACGGTTATTGAATTTCCTTCAAGAAATGAAACTTTTTCGGAAGATGAACAAATAGTTGTGGAAGAAACAAGGATGTATCATCATAGTAGAGTTGATTCGAAGGCGCTTTCGTTGCGCGCTTTTAGTGATCTATGTAATTTGCAAGGTGGAAGAGAAAGAATAGTTGAAGTTAGAGATGAAGTGTGTAGGTCAGTTTCCATGGATCATTCACTTCAAAATGGTTTTTCAATTGGTGATGTGTTGAATatgaatgaagatgaagattttTGTGAAGAAGGATGTTCAATGGATTCATCAAAGAGATTAAGAGGAGAAAGTAGTAAGTCAAGGTACAAAAGAAAGGTGTTGCATTGTGTTAAGAGTCCAATTGCAATGAAAAGATCATTTTCTAGTGGAACATTTTCACTTGGTAAAATAGATAGAGGAAGAAAGCATGAAattttccatgtttga